A genome region from Oenanthe melanoleuca isolate GR-GAL-2019-014 chromosome 2, OMel1.0, whole genome shotgun sequence includes the following:
- the METTL4 gene encoding N(6)-adenine-specific methyltransferase METTL4 isoform X2, translating into MSVVHRLTAGWLVDHLSFINQCGYEICDSFAHPGGVTPNTSVTSAEDFHSISTFAATPSSSNGPAYGPGDAIEAEGKRAKTRYVFREEFFNISEPHIAAAPEEQLCQGCPEVSLTEIKARSNREEYQGGGKSDTGNSLATARKKRKRKCVFNQGELDALEYHSKVRKLIWEGTLHLVQEGLKSGFLHHTTAKPSCRKNNVPHHVACGLAELCEMAKQFPAVNGSDHQAVGVLEETSSAEQDLLSCVMENNSNCAKIIVLMGQKYLVPPKSSFLLSDISYLQPLLNYKKKYHVIVIDPPWENKSVKRSNRYSHLSSWQIKQIPVPALTAPDCLVVMWVTNRQKHLRFVKDELYPHWSVKTLAEWHWVKITTAGEFVLPLDSLHKKPYEVLVLGRVQEDVKEVLRKSEDVLPIPEHQLIVSIPCSLHSHKPPLAVLAEFIKPDVECLELFARNLQPGWTSWGNEVLKFQHIDYFTLLQNEN; encoded by the exons ATGTCCGTGGTCCATCGTCTGACAGCAGGATGGCTTGTGGATCATCTCTCTTTCATCAACCAGTGTGGCTATGAGATCTGTGACTCCTTTGCACACCCTGGTGGTGTCACTCCCAATACTTCTGTCACATCTGCTGAAGACTTTCACAGTATTTCTACTTTTGCTGCCACCCCCTCATCAAGTAATGGTCCTGCTTATGGTCCTGGAGATGCCATAGAAGCTGAAGGTAAAAGAGCAAAAACGAGATACGTGTTTCGGGAGGAGTTCTTTAATATTTCTGAGCCCCATAtagctgcagctcctgaggagcagctgtgtcAGGGATGCCCTGAGGTGAGTCTGACAGAAATAAAGGCCAGGAGCAACAGAGAGGAATAccaaggaggaggaaagagtGACACTGGAAATTCTCTTGCCACTGCTAGGAAG AAACGTAAAAGGAAATGTGTATTCAACCAAGGTGAACTGGATGCTTTGGAATACCATTCAAAG GTTAGAAAGCTCATTTGGGAAGGCACTTTGCATTTAGTCCAAGAGGGACTCAAAAGTGGTTTTCTTCACCATACTACTGCAAAACCCAGTTGCAGGAAGAATAATGTTCCTCACCACGTTGCCTGTGGGTTGGCTGAATTATGTGAAATGGCAAAGCAGTTTCCAGCTGTGAATGGAAGTGACCATCAAGCTGTAGGTGTGCTAGAGGAAACctccagtgcagagcaggaccTGCTTTCGTGTGTTATGGAAAACAACTCAAACTGTGCGAAGATAATTGTGTTAATGGGGCAGAAATACTTGGTACCAccaaaaagcagttttctcttATCTGATATTTCATATTTACAGCCCCTGCTGAACT acaagaaaaaatatcatgTAATTGTGATTGATCCACCATGGGAGAACAAGTCTGTTAAAAGGAGTAACAG GTACAGCCACTTGTCTTCGTGGCAAATCAAGCAGATTCCTGTACCTGCACTAACTGCTCCAGATTGTCTTGTAGTCATGTGGGTGACTAATAGACAGAAGCACTTACGTTTTGTTAAGGATGAACTTTATCCTCACTGGTCGGTGAAAACACTTGCTGAGTGGCACTGGGTAAAA ATTACTACAGCTGGAGAGTTTGTATTGCCCTTGGATTCTTTGCACAAAAAACCCTATGAAGTTCTTGTATTGGGGAGAGTTCAAGAAGATGTAAAGGAAGTCTTAAG GAAATCTGAAGATGTTCTTCCAATTCCAGAGCATCAGTTAATCGTCAGCATACCCTGCAGTCTGCATTCACATAAACCTCCTCTTGCTG TTCTGGCAGAGTTTATCAAGCCAGATGTGGAATGCTTGGAGTTGTTTGCTCGCAACCTGCAGCCCGGCTGGACCAGCTGGGGAAATGAGGTCTTGAAGTTTCAGCACATTGATTATTTCACTCTTCTGCAGAATGAGAACTGA
- the NDC80 gene encoding kinetochore protein NDC80 homolog yields the protein MRRSSSTAGSSSRQSMMALRVQDNKKMGLQTPQMKDRSTFGKLSMGRPTSVTSERKVSCFGNRMSGAGGSRSSQYGVFMLGTEKIKDPRPLHDKAFIQQCIKKLCEFLVENGYAHNVSMKSLQSPSIKDFLKIYTFIYKFLCPSYELPDSKFEEEIPKVFKNLGYPFPLPKSSMYTVGAPHTWPQIVAALVWLIDCVKLYSAIRENAPLFDDRQSWEVETDDGIVHYKLFMDYCMKCYDLFMKGRDTFEEVDAEVQSKLKDLFNIDPFQMESLEAENKRLQEEIARLEKEKESEPDRRVTLRNVKSSLQADVQKYQAYLASLESHIAILDQKLGSLNDEVETAETEVEAMKQENARLQHILDNQKYSAVDVERIKHERNELQQTINKLTKQLEAEEHQLWNEELKYARNKEAIETQLAEYHKLARKLKLIPVSAENSKGHDFEIWFNPEAGPNCLIKYRAQIKAPLMEIINETEEEISKATQRKMSLEDTLEQVNVMLKDKKRSVKMLTEEAEELDDLYQKKLKEIEEEEQKCADERESLKKHKQLLESGVCEGLSEATNELHDVQRQYQVVLQTTTEEKRKLREKLNRLTETVATHLASVVKYLDEQNAKINRDYEEFMSKDLLSDLTSILDSYKEKAESL from the exons ATGAGGCGAAGCTCAAGtactgctggaagcagcagtcGACAATCTATGATGGCACTAAGAGTGCAGGATAACAAGAAGATGGGTCTTCAAACACCTCAGAT GAAGGACAGAAGCACCTTTGGGAAGCTGAGCATGGGCAGACCTACATCTGtaacttcagaaagaaaagtcaGCTGTTTTGGGAACAG AATGAGTGGGGCTGGAGGGTCACGCAGCAGCCAGTATGGTGTGTTCATGCTCGGGACAGAAAAGATAAAGGATCCCAGGCCCCTTCATGACAAGGCATTCATCCAACAATGTATCAAGAAGCTTTGTGAG TTCCTCGTTGAGAATGGTTATGCCCACAACGTTTCCATGAAATCACTGCAGTCTCCATCAATTAAGGACTTTTTAAAGATCTACACCTTCATCTATAAATTCCTCTGCCCTTCTTATGAATTGCCTGACTCAAAATTTGAAGAGGAAATTCCCaaagtttttaaaaaccttGG GTACCCCTTTCCTCTGCCAAAAAGTTCCATGTACACCGTGGGTGCACCCCACACCTGGCCTCAGATTGTGGCAGCTTTGGTTTGGTTAATTGATTGTGTCAAG CTGTACAGTGCCATCAGGGAAAATGCGCCATTGTTCGatgacaggcagagctgggaagtaGAGACGGATGATGGGATTGTACATTATAAG cttttcatggACTACTGCATGAAGTGCTATGATCTTTTCATGAAAGGTAGAGATACCTTTGAGGAGGTGGATGCTGAAGTGCAGTCAAAATTAA AGGATTTATTTAATATAGATCCATTCCAGATGGAAAGTTtagaagctgaaaacaaaagacTTCAAGAAGAGATTGCAagactagaaaaagaaaaggaaagtgaGCCG GATCGTAGAGTAACGCTACGAAACGTGAAATCGTCTCTTCAAGCAGATGTCCAGAAATACCAGGCTTATTTGGCCAGTCTGGAATCTCACATAGCAATCCTTGATCAAAAACTGGGAAGTCTTAATGATGAAGTTGAGACAGCAG AAACGGAAGTAGAAGCAATGAAGCAGGAGAATGCCCGGCTCCAGCACATCTTAGATAACCAAAAGTATTCAGCTGTGGATGTTGAGAGAATAAAACACGAGAGAAATGAACTGCAGCAAACCATTAACAAGCTGACTAAGCAACTGGAAGCGGAAGAACATCAGCTGTGGAATGAAGAGCTAAAATATGCTAGGAATAAAGAGGCG ATTGAAACACAACTGGCAGAGTATCATAAACTGGCTCGAAAGCTGAAATTAATTCCAGTAAGTGCTGAGAATTCCAAAGGCCATGACTTTGAGATTTGGTTTAATCCTGAGGCAGGACCAAATTGCCTAATCAAATACAGAGCTCAGATCAAG GCTCCCCTCATGGAGATCATCAACGAGACTGAGGAAGAAATTAGTAAAGCTACTCAACGGAAAATGTCTTTGGAAGATACTTTGGAACAG GTGAATGTAATGCTAAAGGACAAGAAACGTAGTGTGAAAATGCTGACAGAAGAAGCTGAAGAGCTGGATGATCTTTACCAGAAGAAGCTTAAG GAGATAGAAGAGGAAGAGCAAAAATGTGCAGATGAACGGGAATCGTTGAAGAAGCATAAACAGTTACTTGAGAGTGGTGTCTGTGAAGGTCTCAGTGAAGCCACAAATGAACTGCATGATGTCCAACGACA ATATCAAGTTGTTTTGCAAACAACaacagaagagaagagaaaacttAGAGAAAAATTGAATCGTCTTACAGAAACAGTTGCTACTCATCTAGCATCTGTAGTG AAATACCTTGATGAACAGAATGCGAAAATTAACAGAGACTACGAAGAATTCATGTCTAAAGATCTATTGTCAGACTTGACCAGCATCCTAGACAGTTATAAAGAGAAGGCTGAAAGTCTCTAA
- the METTL4 gene encoding N(6)-adenine-specific methyltransferase METTL4 isoform X1: protein MSVVHRLTAGWLVDHLSFINQCGYEICDSFAHPGGVTPNTSVTSAEDFHSISTFAATPSSSNGPAYGPGDAIEAEGKRAKTRYVFREEFFNISEPHIAAAPEEQLCQGCPEVSLTEIKARSNREEYQGGGKSDTGNSLATARKKRKRKCVFNQGELDALEYHSKVRKLIWEGTLHLVQEGLKSGFLHHTTAKPSCRKNNVPHHVACGLAELCEMAKQFPAVNGSDHQAVGVLEETSSAEQDLLSCVMENNSNCAKIIVLMGQKYLVPPKSSFLLSDISYLQPLLNYKKKYHVIVIDPPWENKSVKRSNRYSHLSSWQIKQIPVPALTAPDCLVVMWVTNRQKHLRFVKDELYPHWSVKTLAEWHWVKITTAGEFVLPLDSLHKKPYEVLVLGRVQEDVKEVLRKSEDVLPIPEHQLIVSIPCSLHSHKPPLAAVLAEFIKPDVECLELFARNLQPGWTSWGNEVLKFQHIDYFTLLQNEN from the exons ATGTCCGTGGTCCATCGTCTGACAGCAGGATGGCTTGTGGATCATCTCTCTTTCATCAACCAGTGTGGCTATGAGATCTGTGACTCCTTTGCACACCCTGGTGGTGTCACTCCCAATACTTCTGTCACATCTGCTGAAGACTTTCACAGTATTTCTACTTTTGCTGCCACCCCCTCATCAAGTAATGGTCCTGCTTATGGTCCTGGAGATGCCATAGAAGCTGAAGGTAAAAGAGCAAAAACGAGATACGTGTTTCGGGAGGAGTTCTTTAATATTTCTGAGCCCCATAtagctgcagctcctgaggagcagctgtgtcAGGGATGCCCTGAGGTGAGTCTGACAGAAATAAAGGCCAGGAGCAACAGAGAGGAATAccaaggaggaggaaagagtGACACTGGAAATTCTCTTGCCACTGCTAGGAAG AAACGTAAAAGGAAATGTGTATTCAACCAAGGTGAACTGGATGCTTTGGAATACCATTCAAAG GTTAGAAAGCTCATTTGGGAAGGCACTTTGCATTTAGTCCAAGAGGGACTCAAAAGTGGTTTTCTTCACCATACTACTGCAAAACCCAGTTGCAGGAAGAATAATGTTCCTCACCACGTTGCCTGTGGGTTGGCTGAATTATGTGAAATGGCAAAGCAGTTTCCAGCTGTGAATGGAAGTGACCATCAAGCTGTAGGTGTGCTAGAGGAAACctccagtgcagagcaggaccTGCTTTCGTGTGTTATGGAAAACAACTCAAACTGTGCGAAGATAATTGTGTTAATGGGGCAGAAATACTTGGTACCAccaaaaagcagttttctcttATCTGATATTTCATATTTACAGCCCCTGCTGAACT acaagaaaaaatatcatgTAATTGTGATTGATCCACCATGGGAGAACAAGTCTGTTAAAAGGAGTAACAG GTACAGCCACTTGTCTTCGTGGCAAATCAAGCAGATTCCTGTACCTGCACTAACTGCTCCAGATTGTCTTGTAGTCATGTGGGTGACTAATAGACAGAAGCACTTACGTTTTGTTAAGGATGAACTTTATCCTCACTGGTCGGTGAAAACACTTGCTGAGTGGCACTGGGTAAAA ATTACTACAGCTGGAGAGTTTGTATTGCCCTTGGATTCTTTGCACAAAAAACCCTATGAAGTTCTTGTATTGGGGAGAGTTCAAGAAGATGTAAAGGAAGTCTTAAG GAAATCTGAAGATGTTCTTCCAATTCCAGAGCATCAGTTAATCGTCAGCATACCCTGCAGTCTGCATTCACATAAACCTCCTCTTGCTG CAGTTCTGGCAGAGTTTATCAAGCCAGATGTGGAATGCTTGGAGTTGTTTGCTCGCAACCTGCAGCCCGGCTGGACCAGCTGGGGAAATGAGGTCTTGAAGTTTCAGCACATTGATTATTTCACTCTTCTGCAGAATGAGAACTGA